The DNA sequence TCTTCACCACCGCGCTGTAGCGGGAGATGGTGGCCATTGAACCCTTGTCGAAGTACTTGAACGGCGGGCGTTCGGCGGGGGACCGGCCCTTCTCGACCTCGGCCGCGATCTGCTTCGCGGCGTACTTGCCGCCCTGGATCGCGACCTGTGCGACTCCGGGGAGTTTGTCGAGACTCATCATGTCACCGACCACGAAGATCTCGGGGTGGCCGGGCAACGAGAGATCCTTCTGTACCAGGACGCGGCCCGCGCGATCGATCTCCGCCTCCGTCTGGTCGGCGAGCATCTTGCCGAGGGTGCTGGCCTGGACGCCGGCGGACCAGATCTTGCAGGTGGCGTCGATCCTGCGGACCGAACCGTCCGGATCCTTGACCTCGATCCCGAGCTGGTCGACGTCGGTCACCATGGCGTTGAGCTGGATCTCGACGCCCATCTTCTCCAGCCGTGCGCGAGCCGCGTTGCCGAGCTTGTTGCCGAACGGCGGGAGGACGGCGGGGGCCGCGTCCAGGAGGATCACCCGGGCGGAGGCGGGGTCGATACGGCGGAACGTGTTCTTCAAGGTGTGCTGGGCCAGCTCGGCGACCTGCCCGGCCATCTCGACACCGGTCGGTCCCGCACCCACGATGATGAACGTCAACAGGCGGCGGCGCTCCTCCTCGTCCTCGGTGACCTCCGCCTGCTCGAAGCATCCGAGGATCCGACTGCGCAGCTCGAGCGCGTCGTCCACGGTCTTCATGCCGGGCGCCCACCGCTCGAAGTGGTCATTGCCGAAGTACGACTGATTGGCCCCGGCGGCCACGATCAGGCTGTCGTACCCGAGGTCGAATCTGATGTGGCCTGCGGAGGCGAAGACGGTCTTCGAGGCGACGTCGATCCTGGTGACGTCGCCGAGGATGCAGGTGACGTTCTTCTGATCGCGCAGGATGAGCCGCGTGGGCGGGGCGATCTCGCCCACGGACAGGATGCCGGTCGCGACCTGGTAGAGAAGCGGCTGGAAGAGATGATGCCCGGTCTTCGCGACCAGGGTGACGTCCACATCGGCCTTCTTGAGCTGCTGGGCTGCGAAGAGCCCACCGAAGCCGGAGCCGATGATGACGACGCGGTGCCGGCGTCCGGCCGGTGCGGTGGCGGTGACCTGGTCGTGTGCGGGCTCGGTCATGGCGGCTCCTGGTGAAGGTGAGGCTGTCGCGGTGAGCGCGGGGGCTCCCCGATCGGCGTCCTCGGCGGGTCGCGCGCGGGGACGACTCCTCAGGGTAGTGGTATGCGCACGTCGGTGCACACGTGGCGGGCTCGCCGCGGTGAACGATCCCCCCGTCGCGCCTGACCCGCCAGGGCGACGTGCGGCGGTACCGTCCCACTGACGACACCCCTGAGGAGGGACCCGGTGGTCAGACTCGAACCGCAGACCGTCGACCTGGACCGTTGGCCCGCACTCGAGGCGCCCTCGGGACCCGGCGGCCAGTCCGCGGTGGAGGTCGCGCAGGCGCTGAGGCGGTCGACCAGGGAAATCGGCCTGAGGATCGACTACCCGGACTCGACGGCGGCGGGGGAGTACGACGCCCCGGCCCGGGTGCTCCTCCGGGATCCCGAGCCGTTCTGGGCGCGGCTCGCCTCGGCCGGTGTCCTCGGTCTGGGCGAGTCGTACATGGCCGGTGAGTGGACGACCACCGACCTCGGCGCGGTGATCGGGATCCTCGCGCCGTGGATCGCCGGGAACCCCGACTGCGCCCACCCGGGTGAACGTGCTTTCGGGCGCGACGGTCGCGGGACCCCCGGCGGGGGGCGTAGGCGGGGTGGACCGGTGGTGGTGGAGCTCGAGGATTCCGTTCCCGGTGCCCTCACGTCCCTCTACACCGACGAGACGATGTCGACGGCGGGTGCGGTGTTCGCCTCCGGAGCGCGGACCCGGGTACGGCTGGACGACGGAACCGACGTGGTCCACCTCGAGGCCCCGGCATCGCCTCCCCGGCGCAACGACCTGGGCGACGCCCAGCGTCGATCAGTCGACACCCTGCTCACCCTGGCGGGGGTCGGCGCCGGCTCCCGCGCCCTTGTCGTCACGCCCGGGTGGGGTGAGTTGCCGATGCGGGCCGCCGAGCGTGGCGCGCACGTGCGGACGATGACCGCCTCGACCGAGCGATTGTCCGCGCTCGGATCGAGATTCGCCGCGGCGGGGCTCCGCGACGAGATCACCCTCTTCCTGGGGGGGCCGGCGGACGCGCGGGGGGGTGTCGACGCAGTGGTCGCGGTCGACCCCGGGGTCACCGCTGGTGTGGCCGGTTACCTGGAGGTGCTGGACACGGCCGAGCGGCTGTTGGTGGGTGGCGGCAGGCTCGCGATCGCGGGAGTGGTGTCCGCGGAGCGCCCCAGGCCGGCGGTCGTCGAACTCGCCGCATGGGGTTCGCGGTACGTCTCCGACGCGGGCCCGGTGGTGTCCTGGGCCGAACTGGCCGCGGCCGTGGAGCGCTCT is a window from the Dietzia sp. JS16-p6b genome containing:
- a CDS encoding NAD(P)/FAD-dependent oxidoreductase, whose product is MTEPAHDQVTATAPAGRRHRVVIIGSGFGGLFAAQQLKKADVDVTLVAKTGHHLFQPLLYQVATGILSVGEIAPPTRLILRDQKNVTCILGDVTRIDVASKTVFASAGHIRFDLGYDSLIVAAGANQSYFGNDHFERWAPGMKTVDDALELRSRILGCFEQAEVTEDEEERRRLLTFIIVGAGPTGVEMAGQVAELAQHTLKNTFRRIDPASARVILLDAAPAVLPPFGNKLGNAARARLEKMGVEIQLNAMVTDVDQLGIEVKDPDGSVRRIDATCKIWSAGVQASTLGKMLADQTEAEIDRAGRVLVQKDLSLPGHPEIFVVGDMMSLDKLPGVAQVAIQGGKYAAKQIAAEVEKGRSPAERPPFKYFDKGSMATISRYSAVVKMGRLEISGFIAWVMWLVVHLAYLIGFKNRLTTMLSWGMNMGGDHRSQLTSTQQWVYGRQAIERVAAHEKARSAEEDRDRAVETTSISE
- a CDS encoding class I SAM-dependent methyltransferase, which codes for MVRLEPQTVDLDRWPALEAPSGPGGQSAVEVAQALRRSTREIGLRIDYPDSTAAGEYDAPARVLLRDPEPFWARLASAGVLGLGESYMAGEWTTTDLGAVIGILAPWIAGNPDCAHPGERAFGRDGRGTPGGGRRRGGPVVVELEDSVPGALTSLYTDETMSTAGAVFASGARTRVRLDDGTDVVHLEAPASPPRRNDLGDAQRRSVDTLLTLAGVGAGSRALVVTPGWGELPMRAAERGAHVRTMTASTERLSALGSRFAAAGLRDEITLFLGGPADARGGVDAVVAVDPGVTAGVAGYLEVLDTAERLLVGGGRLAIAGVVSAERPRPAVVELAAWGSRYVSDAGPVVSWAELAAAVERSPRLRLLGRIEATAHHAETVRLWSETFALRGRDAAALGFDAVYRRMWAFHLAALEAGLRRGWLESVQVVATAETTLNRREGTPRS